GTGGCTAGCTGTACAGGATTAAAGTAACTCGAAGCTGTGCGCAAACAATCGATACGTTATACCTTCGGTCGCGAGGCTTTGCCGATGGAAGCGTTGGCCAACCACCTCGCAAACGAATACCTCCGCTGATAACACCGGGATTTCTCCTAGGGTGCGCATCGACGAACGATACTGGCACGTGTACagattaattcaatttcattcgaatagtTGCTGGTAAATAGAATCAGTGCGTAGTTGTAGATGATAAAAGGGAAGAGGACTGCATTTATCGGTCGAAAACGTTACGAGATTTTTGTGCTAGTATCTTCATCGAAACGCAGAGTTTGCAAGTACAACGACGCAAGGTTCTCGTTGCTCGGAGTACGACGATTTTCGATACACCTTCTATAACAATGCATACGGCTACGCGCACGAGATTTTTGACAGCAGAACCGACACTTGCTCTGTTCCGCTTTCAGTGCGCACATAGCTACGTAACCGCCCAAATAATTGTCGACCTCTCAAGCAGAAATTTCAGTCGACGTCGTTACGCGCAAGTATAATTAAACTGAATCTCGCATACTCAACCGACCCTCCTCAGAGCTCCTTTAGACGAGGCATTCGTCGAGCCTGAGTTGCGAGTACCTCGTTCAAAAATGCTCTAATATTCTCCAACCATAATGCCACGCACAAGACTACGTTTTCCTTATTTGTCTTCGTCGTCGATCGTAATccagattttataaaaagtgaGTCGAATTGGCGACGGCTCGATGCGTGGCGACGCACGTCACGCGCGTCTCGAGCGGGTAGCGACGCGCGTTGCGACGCATCGCACGCGGACCAGTCGAAATTATATCAAAAGGAGAATTATCAAAAAGACACCATTCGAATCGAGTCCTTCCGCCAGATATTCTCTATGTCGGAAGAAGCACCACCTCAGGTATATCGCAGAAGTCTCTAAAAtgtcatataatttatttgtatatatatatatatataggtgTGTATAtctctgtatatatttatcgttcaTGTGTACGTAAATACAGGATGCGAAAGATCGTCTCGTTATTGGCCAACGATTAAGTAAccgaaagaaatattgaaagacTCGGTGCTGTATCGTGAGCAGTTTTTGTCGTTGCGATTACAGTTACCATCacttgatttttaataaaaaccacCCCTAGATGGAGGTTACTTATATTACTATGCCTAACGGTCTCAAAGACCTCATGATACATCATGTCCACATAGTTTCTCGCAAAATAAGCCTCTCTCCATTCGTAACAATGACACTACAATGTTCCTCGACCACCCAAACTCGAACATTGACCAGCAACGAGACCGAACCGACCCAGCCTgcacacatatgtatatatatttatgtatatatatatatgtcttttctaaattcaataacgaatatgtatatgtatatatttatgtatatatgtatatatcagAACTTTGGTTTTGTCTTATGTCGACCAGTCGGATCAAAAATACTCGAAAGATACTCGACTCTACGGAGTACACTTTCTAAAGATATACTCTAACCCGTCCTAAAGTCAGGCCATCGTTGGGGTTCAACCCCCTAACTGGCCATTTTGTTGCTCGTTCAATGAAACGTGGGACAAGTCCTTTCGGCTCGCCTCGATAAAATCTGTTAAATCCGTGATCATTCCGTTGCGCCAAACCCTGTACACCAGATTCAGATTTTTGTGCCGAAGAAGGAGAAACATCGTCCAGGTGCTCGCTTATGGGATTgctatttttttcatttataacaaCCAGATTGCAGATTCGATGCATTTGTGGCGTCTACCAAAGTTGGGCAGTGAATACTTTGCGATTACTTCTAGAATCATTGCTAAGATCTTGACTTGAGAAAATTCCTCATCTTTATCTTTGACCATTTCTAAATTAGAGTGCATCAAGAGAGTTCCTCGTCTCCCGTTCTTTTTTGGAGATGAACCTTTCTTGCCAACTACGCttgtaatttacaattgtaatagAATCGTGATAGGGCACCTCGACCGCCCTACGTATGTTTTGCGTGATAATGCACTGCGTTGCAGATTGTCATGTATCTTTAACGGTAGCCGATGAAGCGTGGCTGAACAAGATCattaaattatctatattTCTAAACCGATCACTTTCTTTCACTTAAAGTCCTACACAATCATAAATCCGAAATCCGAGTGCATACGTTCTGCATAAGATTTGCATACGTTTTCCACGTTCCCATGTGCCATGAATACAAAGAATCCCCAGTCTGCTAATAACCACCGGATAAAtgctgtttttttaaaaatgtgtcaAAAAGCTTCTCGCGTGGACGTTCTTCGTAGTCTTCGACCTcgtataagaatttttttggtGCAAGAAAGATTGAAAAGTTCGTGCGCGGATTACCCTATGGTTGTTTAACGTATATTATTGACTATTGAATATTCATCGAAGTattacaaatagaaaattgcGACGATTAGAACGCGTAAGAAAAATGCGATCGGTATTGCTTGTTATTATGTGGCGCAACGGAATCACTGTAGGACGCGACATTAACAATCGTTTAAATCTATAAACTATCCAACAGCGTTTAGGAGTAAATACGTTCCCGTACGAAGAGTTTTACGTTTACGTGTTCAGAGGTTGTTCTACGATGTTACGTATTCTGGAAGAAGATCCTTCGCCCTTGTATGCGATTCCGTCTAATTACTTGTGCGATTCCGTCTAATTACTTGTGCGATCCCTTGTCGTGGCACACGATGTGAACCAGCCTCAAGTTTTTCAGTGTGAACAGATCGTCGTAAAACTCGTGGATATCCTCCTCTCTGGCGATTCCTTGCGCCGATAGTTCGAGGAGTTGTGGCACCAGAGTCCTGGACCTCTCGATTCTGAAAGGATACGTActttaatgaaatatcaattCGAAGCTGAGTTAACTTTATTAGTATTTCTACAAGAAGTAAACCTGCGATATCGTCAGCGTAATTCTTACTTGTGATCGAAATTCCACGTGGAGAACAGGATGAGGTCCTCCCTCGACCTGTAAGGGTTGATCTTGTGTCTCTGCCCATAGACGCAGGCATCGGCTTTCCAGACGCCTCCGCACCTAAATTCACCTTTGGGATTACATATAGCGACGCAAGACTTCCATTCCTTCGTTCGAATCCTGTAAGGACAACtgtcctcctcttcctcctgcTCGCCCGTGCTCTCCTTCTCTTCCTCCTGCTCGTCCGTGCTCTCCTTCTCTTCCTCCTGCTCGTCCGTGCTCTCCTCGTCCTCGCTCCTCGAATGCACGTTCGAGTTCCTCTCTTGCTTCTTTCTCGTCGTGCCGTCTACGCAGGATTGGTCGCTCGTCCCGAACAACCGGAAGTACGTGCTGTCATCGAGTCGGTTCAGCCTGCAGGGGCAATGGTCGTAACAGGTCGACGAGTCCCGCTCGTCGACCGACTCTGTCGAGTGAATCTTCGCGCGACTCCTGTCGAAATAGTAACCGAAGTAGTGGTCCTCTTTCAGCTGCATCTTGAAGAAGGCTATGACGTCGAGCAGCCGCTTCCTCGCCCTGTGATCGTTCGCGAACGTGTCCGACGACTTGATCTGATCGATCGTTTTGTAGAGGTAGCCTCGTATCCTGTCCTGGCATCTGCGATGCATGTACGCCTCCTGAGGAACGAAAGTTTCGTGAGTGGCGAACTTTGATTCCAGCCAGAGGCGTTGCTAGGTATTCTATGCCCTCGGgtgggagattattttgattcGAATGAGTTTCAAACACGGATATCTATTGTCGAACAAAAAGTGGAAGGTTTCACCTCCTATTGCTTCACAATGGCCACGTGTGGTTGGAGGTTACAGGTTTGGCAAATTATGACGAACGAGTGAAAAATCTCAAGGTTCGCGGTTTGCTTCCTCGAGTCTTAAGTTTGGATTAACCTTACGTCTCGAGGCAAATGGTGTCGCTTTAGGTGTCGACATCACTCGAGGTCCCAGGTAAATAAGGTCGACGCATGTTGACGTTATAgaaaattgcttccattttCTTCGTATTCAAGGTTGGTGAATAATTCAGGGAAATTTCGAAAtcataatttaaacgaatttattgCTCCTTCGGTTGTCGCTGAACAGCGgactttatgtatttatggcgTGCGTTAATATGGAAAACGTATGCAGCGCGTGCAAAATATactgtacaaattaatataacaatatgaatatttcattttgcataagagCAGATATGTTTTTTTATGCAATCACCGTGTATGCATAAAATCAACAGTCCAGCTGTCACTGATAATGGGTTACAAATGTTCGTTACTTCAAAGATacatttctctctctcttaacaaaaataaaaaataactagCTACGGTACTCCAACAGACCGcttgatcatttttttcatcgttATCGAGCGCTAGTTGCGAAGACTTGTttggcaaataaaaaaaaaaaaacaccaataacaatataaacaCGAATAGCTAATCGAATTTGGTCAatagatttcattttgaatgtaaTTGGTAATGTAATTTCTTTTGGCAGCGCGGAACGAGGCTATTGTTTTCGTCAAATCGCCGATTGAATTGCTGTTATTGTTCCGTGCTATATCAAATAGCAGCTCGATCATTCGCGCGAATCCATCGATGTTAATTTATACCAATCTGGATACCGATATATCCCACTTACGGGGATGCATTAGTTCAGGCTGTCGATGCTAAAATAAGGCAAAATCGAAATCGCCCTGAATCTCTAAATTCCGAAGGGAGGAACGGCTGGAATGATCCCGATGTTGATCATAAGGAAGAAAGAAGGTCAAAGGCGGGGGATCGGTGTGAAAGGGGAAGCTAGACCGCGTATTTTACCAGCAAAGCTAGCTGATCCTGGCCTTAGACGCGAGGATATTCGGTATTAGGAGGGTAGCTATATAGAAGAGATGGTTAGACGTGGAGCCTGCGGGAAACAGGGATTTCCTGATAGTGATGAAAGGATTGTGGCGGTGATCGAGAGATATCCGTTACATTCATCGTATCTCCCAGATTATATCCGGCGTTATTCACGCCAGAGAAATGATGGTGCTTCCAAGATCTTTGCAAAACGACATTAACCTCTGCGCAGTGTTTCGATAAATCTTCGTAGATGGATATTACGTGGCGCAACGTTACTTTCAAACTAAAGAGAAAATGTTAACGTTGGTATTAACATTATAAATGccctaaaaaaattttatcttgaaaTCTTTCCCAGAACTTTACGAACAAAGAACACCCCGTGCAATAAGTATTAGACAGACAGGCATTCGGGGTAGAGGCGATAAAAACGGATTGCACGCGAACCTGACACGCGGGCAGATAGCGATAACGATCCAATTAATTATACCGTAGAACCGTTAGGCCAAAGGGTCGAGATTTCGAGCTGAAACTTGACGCGCGATAAATGGCAACCTTGCGGAATTAAAGTGGAGGCGCTGTAACGTTAATTAGTCTGAGCGATATTGGACGTTGCAGGGCAAATTCGCTCTCGTCAAATTGCATTATACCGTCGACATTGAGTGCCATATAATACTACGCGCGAGAGTGATTCACGGTGGACAATGTCCCCAAGGTTTTCGTCGGCTATTTCGTTTTACACATGTGCAAACACTTcgcatatattttgcatatatttcttatatttgcGTACGCCACGGATGCATGAAATccacaaaataatatttattacattagtCGCGCGTGCACAGACCTCCGAAaaatgtcccaaaaatgtgaAACTATCGAAACTTGTTTACGCAATGTGATTTCAAGAAATGGACATTCAATCTTTACATAACTGTTACATAGTTTACGCGGGATTCTTAAACGAGCACCCGATGACAGCATTTATGTCGCTCAGCAGAGATCACGTAGTTTCCtaatcttaataataaattgcataAAGGAATTGAGCGTGAATACAACCGTACCGAGTCCTGGATAGAAGCTATTTTATAAAGCAGCGGCCCTTAACATTTTCGTCTCGCGACACGGTTTGAAAAGACGATACATACATTTCTTTTGGACTCGCGACACAGTTTGGAAATAGAAAGGCCTGACACAGTTCTTAATTCTGAATAATTATAGCAACGAGACACACGCGCGAGGTAAAAACAATCCCCCAATGACGAAAGACTCACTTTGGTCGTGTAGTTGGTCTCCAATCCGCGGAACCACTCCGGATGCTCGTCCCTCGCAGTGAGCGCAGTCTTTGAATCGTCTTTGTTCAGCGCACTATTTAAAATGGCGACCTTCGCCTTAAGGTTTTCCGTAAGGAACTCGGACGCCTTGGAGCCAGCAGCCAGGAAATCGATGTTGACGCGCCTCAAGGCGTCGTACAAGAGATCCGCATCTGTAAGCAAACGTTAGGTCTCGAGAAGCTGTATTCCACGATCAGGCTCGAAGGCCTGGCTCTACATCCTTCGCTGGGCAAATGTTTATAGCCGAGGATGCACGATAATGGCTCGCATGATCGTCGAATCGTGCTCAAATAACCCTCGAGTGGTGGAACCTTTGACACTTGGAGCTCccttggaaaataattaataatgtcgTTCAGGTCTCTAAGAAGTCGTCGTTTAGAAATAGTTTAAATCtaagaaaggaaaaacaaGTCTTTGACTTTGATCGTTAACATAATATACTAACCGCTCAACACTTTCTCGCCAGGCTTTTG
The sequence above is drawn from the Hylaeus volcanicus isolate JK05 chromosome 2, UHH_iyHylVolc1.0_haploid, whole genome shotgun sequence genome and encodes:
- the LOC128872616 gene encoding DNA fragmentation factor subunit beta isoform X2, with product MACRASGYRSGPRTHPAHRHATVRTVVSLDGCFRRLTKVEGFKVTDVNRTRKFGVACSTLPELKQKVCAKLNITNHIDEVNVFLLDGTLIDEEYFCTLEPQTTLIVQKPGEKVLSDADLLYDALRRVNIDFLAAGSKASEFLTENLKAKVAILNSALNKDDSKTALTARDEHPEWFRGLETNYTTKEAYMHRRCQDRIRGYLYKTIDQIKSSDTFANDHRARKRLLDVIAFFKMQLKEDHYFGYYFDRSRAKIHSTESVDERDSSTCYDHCPCRLNRLDDSTYFRLFGTSDQSCVDGTTRKKQERNSNVHSRSEDEESTDEQEEEKESTDEQEEEKESTGEQEEEEDSCPYRIRTKEWKSCVAICNPKGEFRCGGVWKADACVYGQRHKINPYRSREDLILFSTWNFDHKIERSRTLVPQLLELSAQGIAREEDIHEFYDDLFTLKNLRLVHIVCHDKGSHK
- the LOC128872616 gene encoding DNA fragmentation factor subunit beta isoform X1; the encoded protein is MACRASGYRSGPRTHPAHRHATVRTVVSLDGCFRRLTKVPERNEVEGFKVTDVNRTRKFGVACSTLPELKQKVCAKLNITNHIDEVNVFLLDGTLIDEEYFCTLEPQTTLIVQKPGEKVLSDADLLYDALRRVNIDFLAAGSKASEFLTENLKAKVAILNSALNKDDSKTALTARDEHPEWFRGLETNYTTKEAYMHRRCQDRIRGYLYKTIDQIKSSDTFANDHRARKRLLDVIAFFKMQLKEDHYFGYYFDRSRAKIHSTESVDERDSSTCYDHCPCRLNRLDDSTYFRLFGTSDQSCVDGTTRKKQERNSNVHSRSEDEESTDEQEEEKESTDEQEEEKESTGEQEEEEDSCPYRIRTKEWKSCVAICNPKGEFRCGGVWKADACVYGQRHKINPYRSREDLILFSTWNFDHKIERSRTLVPQLLELSAQGIAREEDIHEFYDDLFTLKNLRLVHIVCHDKGSHK